A DNA window from Polyangium spumosum contains the following coding sequences:
- a CDS encoding zinc-dependent alcohol dehydrogenase — MKAVVFHGVGDIRLDDVREPKIQEPTDAIVRLTASAICGTDLHFVRGTMAGMKPGTILGHEGVGVVEEIGKDVRNLRKGDRVVIASTIACGTCSYCRAGYPSQCDKNPNGKRAGTAFFGGPAQTGPFDGLQAEYARIPFANVGCVKLPDGVSDDQAILLSDIFPTGYFGAEIAEITPGDTVAIFGCGPVGLFAILSAQMLGADRILAVDAIPSRLEMARALGAEVIDYDAEDPIETILRLTDGIGVDRAIDAVGVDANRPHSGPAKVSREDKKEAERLLEAVAPKTHEQGDNWHPGDAPSQALTWAVEALAKAGTLSIIGVYPPQMKWFPIGMAMNRNLTLNMGNCPHRRYIPKLLELVASGAVDPTKILTNKEPLVSVIDAYKAFDRRMPGWVKVELAPAAVAAKKAA; from the coding sequence ATGAAGGCCGTCGTGTTTCACGGGGTCGGAGACATCCGGCTCGACGATGTACGAGAGCCGAAGATCCAGGAGCCGACCGACGCGATCGTGCGCCTGACGGCGAGCGCGATCTGCGGGACGGATTTGCACTTCGTCCGGGGCACCATGGCCGGCATGAAGCCGGGCACGATCCTCGGGCACGAGGGGGTCGGCGTCGTCGAGGAGATCGGCAAGGACGTACGGAACCTGCGGAAGGGCGACCGCGTCGTCATCGCGTCGACCATCGCCTGCGGGACCTGCTCGTATTGCCGAGCCGGCTACCCGTCGCAATGCGACAAGAACCCCAACGGAAAACGAGCCGGCACGGCCTTCTTCGGCGGCCCCGCCCAGACCGGCCCCTTCGACGGGCTGCAGGCCGAGTACGCCCGGATCCCGTTCGCGAACGTGGGCTGCGTCAAGCTGCCGGACGGCGTGAGCGACGATCAGGCGATCCTGCTCTCGGACATCTTCCCCACGGGGTATTTCGGGGCGGAGATCGCCGAGATCACCCCGGGGGACACCGTGGCCATCTTCGGCTGCGGTCCGGTCGGGCTCTTCGCGATCCTGAGCGCGCAGATGCTCGGCGCGGATCGGATCCTGGCCGTCGACGCGATCCCCTCGCGCCTCGAAATGGCGCGCGCGCTCGGCGCCGAGGTGATCGATTACGACGCGGAGGATCCGATCGAGACCATCCTGCGCCTCACCGACGGTATCGGCGTGGACCGCGCGATCGACGCCGTGGGCGTCGACGCGAACCGGCCACATTCGGGGCCGGCGAAGGTCAGCCGCGAGGACAAAAAAGAGGCCGAGCGTTTGCTGGAGGCGGTCGCCCCGAAGACACACGAGCAGGGCGACAACTGGCACCCGGGCGACGCGCCGTCGCAGGCGCTCACGTGGGCGGTCGAGGCCCTCGCCAAGGCCGGGACCTTGTCGATCATCGGCGTGTATCCGCCGCAGATGAAATGGTTCCCGATCGGGATGGCCATGAACCGGAACCTCACGCTGAACATGGGCAACTGCCCGCACCGCCGGTACATCCCGAAGCTGCTCGAGCTCGTCGCGAGCGGGGCCGTCGATCCCACGAAGATCCTGACGAACAAGGAGCCACTCGTCTCGGTGATCGACGCCTACAAGGCGTTTGATCGGCGCATGCCGGGCTGGGTGAAGGTCGAGCTCGCGCCCGCGGCCGTGGCGGCGAAGAAGGCGGCCTGA